The proteins below come from a single Chryseobacterium bernardetii genomic window:
- a CDS encoding fumarate hydratase: protein MEFRYQDPYPIQKDDTVYKKLTSDYVKVEKLGDREILTVDPKGLELLAEEAMADVSFMLRSSHLESLRRIIDDPEATDNDRFVAYNLLQNAAVAVEGALPSCQDTGTAIVMGKKGENVYTGVDDGEFLSRGIFNTYQKRNLRYSQVVPLTMFDEKNSGSNLPAQIDIYAKKGDSYEFLFLTKGGGSANKTFLYQKTKSLLNEKSLEEFIKEKISDLGTAACPPYHLALVIGGTSAEANLAAVKKASAKYYDNLPTEGNEAGQAFRDLEWEAKVQKICQESAIGAQFGGKYLTHDVRVIRLPRHAASCPVGMGVSCSADRNIKGKITKDGIFLEQLEQDPKRFLPATPPHLEEAVEINLNKPMPEILAELSKYPIKTRLKLNGTLIVARDIAHAKIKEIIDSGKPMPEYFKNHPIYYAGPAKTPEGMASGSFGPTTAGRMDVYVDEFQSHGGSMIMLAKGNRSKDVTDACNKYGGFYLGSIGGPAAILAKDNIVSVDVVDFPELGMEAVRKIEVKDFPAFIITDDKGNDFFADLAH, encoded by the coding sequence ATGGAATTTAGATATCAGGATCCGTATCCAATTCAGAAAGATGATACGGTGTATAAAAAGCTTACATCAGATTATGTAAAGGTTGAAAAACTGGGTGACAGAGAAATTTTAACAGTTGATCCTAAAGGATTGGAGCTATTGGCTGAAGAGGCTATGGCAGACGTTTCTTTTATGTTGCGTTCCTCACACCTTGAAAGCCTTAGAAGAATCATAGATGATCCTGAAGCTACTGACAATGACAGGTTCGTTGCTTATAACTTATTACAAAATGCCGCTGTAGCGGTTGAAGGAGCTCTTCCTTCCTGCCAGGATACAGGAACCGCAATTGTAATGGGTAAAAAAGGAGAAAATGTATACACAGGAGTGGATGACGGTGAATTCTTAAGCCGTGGAATCTTTAATACTTATCAGAAAAGAAACTTAAGATATTCTCAGGTTGTTCCTTTAACGATGTTTGATGAGAAAAACTCAGGATCTAACCTTCCTGCCCAGATTGATATCTACGCTAAAAAAGGAGATTCTTATGAGTTCTTATTCTTAACAAAAGGAGGAGGCTCAGCTAACAAGACATTCCTTTATCAAAAGACAAAATCTTTATTGAATGAGAAGTCTCTTGAAGAATTCATCAAGGAAAAGATTTCCGATCTTGGAACAGCAGCTTGCCCGCCATATCACTTAGCTTTAGTAATCGGAGGAACTTCAGCTGAAGCAAACCTTGCTGCTGTAAAGAAAGCTTCTGCAAAATATTATGACAATCTTCCAACTGAAGGAAATGAAGCAGGCCAGGCATTCAGGGATCTGGAATGGGAAGCTAAAGTTCAGAAAATCTGCCAGGAAAGTGCTATTGGAGCTCAGTTTGGAGGAAAATACCTTACTCACGACGTAAGGGTAATCAGACTTCCAAGACATGCTGCTTCCTGCCCGGTAGGAATGGGTGTATCCTGTTCAGCAGACAGAAATATCAAAGGTAAAATTACAAAAGACGGTATCTTCCTTGAGCAATTGGAACAAGATCCAAAAAGATTCTTACCAGCTACACCGCCACACCTTGAAGAAGCAGTTGAAATTAATTTGAATAAGCCAATGCCTGAAATTCTTGCTGAGCTTTCAAAATATCCGATCAAAACAAGATTAAAATTGAACGGTACACTAATCGTAGCGAGAGATATTGCTCACGCAAAGATTAAAGAAATTATCGACAGTGGAAAACCAATGCCTGAATATTTCAAAAATCACCCAATCTATTATGCAGGGCCGGCAAAAACACCGGAAGGAATGGCTTCAGGAAGTTTCGGACCTACAACAGCAGGAAGAATGGATGTGTATGTGGATGAATTCCAAAGCCACGGCGGAAGTATGATTATGTTGGCAAAAGGAAACAGAAGCAAAGATGTTACTGATGCTTGTAACAAATACGGAGGATTCTATCTCGGGTCTATCGGAGGGCCTGCAGCTATTCTGGCAAAAGATAATATTGTATCTGTAGATGTAGTAGACTTCCCTGAATTAGGAATGGAAGCTGTAAGAAAAATTGAAGTGAAAGACTTCCCGGCATTCATCATTACCGATGATAAAGGAAATGATTTCTTCGCAGATCTTGCACACTAA
- the fumC gene encoding class II fumarate hydratase, which translates to MNYRIEKDTMGEVQVPADKLWGAQTERSRNNFKIGPEGSMPHEIIEAFAYLKKAAAYTNTDLGVLSAEKRDMIAKVCDEILEGKLNDQFPLVIWQTGSGTQSNMNVNEVVSNRAHVNNGGTLGEKSEIHPNDDVNKSQSSNDTYPTAMHIAAYKKVVEVTIPAVEKLKNTLSEKAKAFKDVVKIGRTHLMDATPLTLGQEFSGYVAQLEFGLRALKNTLPHLSELALGGTAVGTGLNTPAGYDVKVAEYIAKFTNHPFITAENKFEALAAHDAIVESHGALKQLAVSLFKIAQDIRLLASGPRSGIGEIYIPENEPGSSIMPGKVNPTQNEAMTMVCAQVLGNDTTISFAGTQGNYELNVFKPVMAYNFLQSAQLIADACISFNDHCAVGIEPNHERIKELVDKSLMLVTALNTHIGYENAAKIAKTAHKNGTTLKEEAINLGLLTAEQFDEWVKPEDMVGSLK; encoded by the coding sequence ATGAATTACAGAATAGAAAAAGACACCATGGGAGAAGTGCAGGTACCTGCAGATAAACTTTGGGGTGCACAGACAGAACGTTCAAGAAACAATTTCAAAATAGGCCCTGAGGGTTCTATGCCTCACGAAATTATTGAAGCTTTTGCTTATCTAAAAAAAGCTGCAGCTTATACAAATACTGATTTGGGAGTACTTTCAGCTGAAAAAAGAGACATGATCGCAAAAGTTTGTGATGAAATTCTTGAGGGAAAGCTAAATGATCAGTTCCCTTTGGTGATCTGGCAGACCGGTTCAGGGACCCAGTCCAATATGAATGTGAATGAAGTGGTTTCCAATCGTGCCCATGTTAACAATGGCGGAACCTTAGGGGAAAAATCTGAAATTCATCCGAATGATGATGTGAATAAGTCTCAATCATCCAACGATACCTATCCAACGGCAATGCACATTGCAGCCTACAAAAAAGTAGTAGAAGTAACCATTCCTGCCGTTGAAAAATTAAAAAATACCCTTTCTGAAAAAGCTAAAGCCTTTAAAGATGTTGTAAAAATCGGAAGAACTCACCTTATGGATGCTACTCCATTAACACTAGGACAGGAATTTTCCGGTTATGTTGCCCAATTGGAATTCGGTTTAAGAGCTTTAAAAAATACCTTACCTCACCTTTCTGAACTTGCCTTAGGAGGTACTGCTGTAGGAACAGGATTAAATACTCCAGCCGGTTACGATGTAAAAGTAGCTGAATATATTGCAAAATTTACCAATCATCCGTTTATTACAGCCGAAAATAAATTTGAAGCACTGGCTGCGCATGATGCGATTGTTGAAAGTCATGGTGCTTTAAAACAGCTTGCAGTTTCTTTATTCAAAATTGCTCAGGATATCAGACTATTGGCATCCGGACCACGTTCCGGTATCGGAGAAATTTATATCCCTGAAAATGAACCGGGATCATCCATCATGCCAGGAAAAGTAAATCCTACTCAAAATGAGGCTATGACGATGGTTTGCGCCCAGGTTTTAGGAAACGATACTACGATTTCATTTGCCGGAACCCAAGGAAATTATGAGTTGAATGTTTTCAAACCTGTAATGGCCTATAACTTCCTGCAATCCGCACAACTTATTGCCGATGCATGTATTTCATTCAATGACCATTGTGCTGTTGGCATTGAGCCGAACCATGAGAGAATTAAAGAGCTTGTAGATAAATCTTTAATGTTGGTAACTGCTTTAAATACACATATCGGTTACGAAAACGCTGCAAAAATTGCCAAAACAGCCCATAAAAATGGTACAACTTTAAAAGAAGAAGCGATCAATCTTGGGCTTTTAACAGCTGAACAATTTGATGAATGGGTAAAACCGGAAGATATGGTGGGTAGTTTGAAATAA
- a CDS encoding ABC transporter ATP-binding protein produces MITINNLSKTYGTATVLNIEHLEIPNGETFGLVGNNGAGKTTLFSLMLDLIQATTGSVSIDGIKVNESEVWKNKVSAFVDDSFLIGYLTPEEYFYFIGELRGQNKASVDEFLKPFHDFFNGEILKSGKYIRDLSKGNQKKVGIVGAIIGNPEIIILDEPFANLDPSTQIKLKNLIKELSKQDGVTFLISSHDLSHTTEVCNRIVVVNKGQLVKDIQTTPETLKDLEQYFSDQVSGIDEINGSVIKNNI; encoded by the coding sequence ATGATTACTATAAATAATTTATCTAAAACATACGGAACAGCAACCGTCTTGAATATTGAGCATCTTGAAATCCCCAATGGTGAAACCTTTGGCCTGGTGGGAAATAACGGAGCAGGGAAGACTACTCTTTTCAGCCTGATGTTAGACCTTATCCAGGCAACTACAGGTTCTGTAAGTATTGATGGTATTAAAGTAAATGAATCCGAAGTGTGGAAAAACAAAGTCTCTGCATTTGTAGACGATTCATTTCTTATCGGTTATCTGACTCCCGAGGAGTATTTTTACTTTATTGGAGAGTTAAGGGGGCAGAATAAAGCATCAGTTGATGAGTTTTTAAAACCTTTTCACGATTTTTTTAATGGTGAAATCCTTAAATCCGGAAAATATATCCGTGATCTTTCAAAAGGAAATCAGAAAAAAGTAGGAATTGTAGGGGCTATTATCGGAAATCCTGAAATTATTATTCTGGATGAGCCATTTGCTAATCTGGATCCGTCTACACAGATTAAGCTTAAAAATCTAATCAAAGAATTATCAAAACAGGATGGTGTTACTTTCCTTATCTCTAGCCATGATTTATCGCATACTACAGAAGTGTGTAACAGAATTGTAGTAGTAAACAAGGGACAACTGGTAAAAGATATTCAAACAACACCTGAAACGTTGAAAGATCTTGAACAGTATTTCTCAGATCAGGTTTCCGGCATTGATGAAATTAATGGTTCAGTCATAAAAAATAATATATAA
- a CDS encoding DUF5687 family protein, which translates to MFLKFLNLEIKNFFRGTSLGVNLTMKILRFIAILYFMGCLVGGAFLVFMYVKDEVHQDPLKVVSTFLLMGWVADLAIKYLWQEIPTQNIKPFLTLNIKKRTLVNYLLVKTFFSAFSWLNSLFFITFSGIALFYGYSFPGILSWVIGVSALFYLNSFINIFLNSTEKVAIAAAAVIVIAAALGYYDIIPLLSYSETAFYSLYEKPYLFLIPVALFVILWIFCFRYIRREFYLDQGLEAKKSVGKTENIAFLNKYGVIGTFINNDIKMLKRNKVTRGILLGSFMFLFYGLLMYTSKAYKTPAMTMFMGLFVTGGFQFLFGQRVPAFDSSYYPLMMTLNVPYKQYLKAKWWLMNIVTGVSIIVAAFYSYFGWEIYVTFFAAGLYNIGVNSQFTLWSGAFNKTQIDLNSKEKRFGQKNSFNLKSMLLLIPKMLLPMAVFAGAKYLFGITAGVISIAVMGLIGFLLREKIFDIIVKHYKREKYSTLDAFKNKS; encoded by the coding sequence ATGTTTCTAAAGTTCCTTAATCTTGAAATTAAAAACTTCTTCCGTGGTACCTCTTTAGGAGTTAATCTTACCATGAAGATTCTGAGGTTCATTGCGATTCTTTATTTCATGGGATGCCTTGTAGGTGGAGCTTTTCTGGTCTTTATGTATGTGAAGGATGAAGTGCATCAGGACCCTTTAAAAGTCGTTTCTACATTCTTACTCATGGGCTGGGTGGCAGATTTAGCCATTAAATATCTCTGGCAGGAAATTCCAACACAAAATATTAAACCCTTTCTCACTCTGAATATCAAAAAGAGAACTTTGGTTAATTACCTGTTGGTAAAAACTTTTTTTTCAGCCTTCAGTTGGTTAAATTCACTCTTTTTTATCACATTTTCCGGCATTGCATTGTTTTATGGATATAGCTTTCCTGGGATCTTATCGTGGGTAATTGGAGTTTCTGCATTATTTTATCTGAATAGCTTTATCAATATTTTTTTGAACAGTACAGAAAAGGTGGCCATAGCTGCTGCTGCTGTGATTGTAATAGCAGCAGCGTTAGGCTATTATGATATTATTCCGCTGCTCTCTTACTCGGAGACAGCTTTTTACAGCCTTTATGAAAAGCCATACTTATTTCTGATCCCTGTTGCTTTGTTTGTCATATTATGGATCTTTTGTTTTAGATATATCCGCAGAGAATTTTATCTGGATCAGGGGCTTGAAGCTAAGAAATCGGTAGGGAAAACAGAAAATATTGCTTTCCTGAATAAATATGGTGTTATAGGAACATTTATCAATAATGACATTAAAATGCTGAAACGGAATAAAGTTACAAGAGGCATTCTTTTGGGAAGTTTTATGTTTCTTTTCTATGGGCTGCTGATGTATACTTCCAAAGCCTACAAAACTCCGGCGATGACAATGTTCATGGGGCTTTTTGTAACTGGAGGCTTTCAATTTCTGTTCGGGCAGAGAGTTCCTGCCTTTGACAGCTCTTATTATCCTCTGATGATGACTCTGAATGTTCCGTACAAACAATATTTAAAGGCAAAATGGTGGTTGATGAATATTGTGACCGGGGTATCAATTATTGTGGCTGCATTTTATAGTTATTTCGGTTGGGAAATTTATGTAACATTTTTTGCCGCCGGATTATACAATATTGGGGTAAATTCACAATTTACGCTGTGGTCCGGAGCATTTAATAAAACTCAGATTGACCTTAACTCAAAAGAAAAAAGATTTGGGCAGAAAAATAGTTTCAATTTGAAATCAATGCTTTTGCTTATTCCTAAAATGCTGCTTCCTATGGCCGTATTTGCCGGTGCAAAATATCTTTTTGGGATCACGGCAGGGGTTATAAGTATTGCCGTCATGGGTCTCATAGGATTTTTACTGAGGGAAAAAATCTTTGATATTATTGTAAAGCATTATAAAAGAGAAAAATATAGCACTTTAGATGCATTTAAAAATAAAAGCTAA
- a CDS encoding DNA repair protein RecN, whose protein sequence is MLSRIYIKNFALIDTLEVSLNNGLQVITGETGAGKSIILGALRLILGERADVKSISKAEEKSVVETEFALNNQFKKFFIENDLDYELQTIIRREILPSGKSRAFINDVPVTLDILKELSSQLIDIHSQFETSNLFTSEYQFKIIDGLSENKKIIEDYQQEFLAFQNLKTLLKKLKTQLSEANKESDYKEFLLNELEELKLDDVDYEDIQNQLSVQENAGMISENVSQILSRFHQEEIGILSFFNEAKAKLSRIAGISTSFAELDQRLETSFVELKDIISELEHEAEKLEINPESLLVLTELNNKINALFLKHNVSDLNELIEIRNELAGDQKGASELEAQIMETEESITEKEKSLQILAEKLSKNRKKNIPVFIKKAEGLLKKLGLEKARVDIELQDAEEFNQFGKENIQLLFQANSGFPLKPIQTAISGGERSRVMLAVKKIIAESDELPTLILDEIDTGVSGKVAEEIGNLMREMSEDMQLIVISHLAQVAAKGNDNYKVVKQDIAGKTQSTIIPLSEDEKLNEIAQLLSGSKITEAALAQAKELIG, encoded by the coding sequence ATGCTTTCAAGAATTTACATTAAGAATTTTGCCCTGATTGATACTCTTGAAGTATCATTGAATAACGGTCTTCAGGTAATTACCGGAGAAACCGGAGCAGGAAAATCTATTATTTTGGGTGCATTACGTCTTATCCTGGGAGAAAGAGCAGATGTAAAATCCATTTCAAAAGCAGAAGAAAAAAGTGTTGTAGAAACAGAGTTTGCATTAAACAATCAGTTCAAGAAATTTTTTATTGAAAATGATCTGGATTATGAGCTGCAAACCATCATCAGAAGAGAAATATTGCCATCCGGTAAATCAAGAGCGTTCATCAATGATGTTCCGGTGACTCTGGATATATTGAAGGAGCTTTCTTCTCAGTTAATTGATATCCACTCTCAGTTTGAAACTTCCAATCTTTTTACATCGGAGTATCAGTTTAAAATTATTGACGGACTTTCTGAAAATAAAAAGATCATTGAAGACTATCAGCAGGAGTTTCTGGCATTTCAGAACCTGAAAACATTGCTTAAAAAGCTTAAAACACAACTTTCAGAAGCCAATAAAGAAAGTGATTATAAAGAATTCTTACTCAATGAACTTGAAGAATTAAAACTGGATGATGTAGATTACGAAGATATTCAAAACCAGTTATCTGTTCAGGAAAATGCGGGAATGATCTCTGAAAACGTAAGCCAGATCCTGTCCAGGTTTCATCAGGAAGAAATCGGAATTCTTTCATTCTTTAACGAAGCAAAAGCGAAACTCTCCAGAATTGCGGGTATTTCAACCAGTTTTGCAGAGCTGGATCAAAGACTTGAAACTTCATTTGTTGAACTGAAAGATATTATTTCTGAGCTTGAGCATGAAGCTGAGAAACTGGAGATCAACCCGGAAAGTCTTCTTGTTCTTACCGAACTCAATAACAAGATTAATGCATTGTTTCTTAAGCATAATGTTTCAGATCTTAATGAGCTGATCGAGATCAGAAATGAACTGGCAGGAGATCAGAAAGGAGCCTCAGAATTGGAAGCACAAATTATGGAAACTGAAGAAAGTATTACTGAAAAAGAAAAATCTCTTCAGATCCTGGCTGAAAAACTTTCCAAAAACAGAAAAAAGAATATTCCTGTTTTTATTAAAAAAGCTGAAGGGCTTCTTAAAAAATTAGGGCTGGAAAAAGCCAGAGTAGATATAGAATTGCAGGACGCTGAAGAGTTTAATCAATTCGGGAAAGAAAATATTCAGCTTTTATTCCAGGCGAATTCAGGATTCCCTTTAAAGCCAATCCAAACCGCTATTTCAGGAGGTGAAAGATCAAGGGTAATGCTCGCTGTAAAAAAGATTATTGCAGAAAGTGATGAATTACCAACGTTAATTTTAGATGAAATTGATACCGGGGTTTCTGGAAAAGTTGCTGAAGAAATCGGAAACCTGATGCGCGAAATGTCTGAAGATATGCAGTTAATTGTTATTTCCCACCTTGCGCAGGTGGCTGCAAAAGGAAATGATAATTATAAAGTGGTAAAACAGGATATTGCCGGTAAAACACAATCTACTATCATTCCTCTGAGTGAAGATGAAAAGCTGAATGAAATTGCCCAGCTGCTTTCAGGAAGCAAAATAACAGAGGCAGCCCTTGCCCAGGCGAAAGAACTTATTGGATAA
- a CDS encoding SMI1/KNR4 family protein: MEELKHEEVKIKEIVDKILHFWVENELNQLPCDIEEKMLAPGQPDEEWKFWLPVTSTITDAELQEFETEIGFIFPDDFKIFLKYKHFYELQISEVSFCSLPMSTWKASLREMIFETYPREFLFDKGYVPFAVYSDWGLLCFDTHNNNAVVRWDHEEPDFFEYQYQNFYELLTEISKA, from the coding sequence ATGGAAGAATTAAAGCATGAAGAAGTAAAAATTAAAGAAATAGTTGATAAAATTCTTCATTTTTGGGTTGAGAATGAACTCAACCAGCTTCCTTGTGATATTGAAGAAAAAATGCTGGCTCCCGGGCAGCCCGATGAAGAATGGAAATTCTGGCTTCCTGTTACAAGTACCATTACAGATGCTGAGCTTCAGGAGTTTGAAACAGAAATTGGGTTTATTTTCCCCGATGACTTTAAAATTTTCCTGAAATATAAACATTTTTATGAACTCCAGATCTCAGAAGTTTCCTTTTGTTCACTTCCTATGAGTACATGGAAAGCCTCTCTCCGTGAGATGATATTCGAGACCTATCCAAGAGAATTTCTATTTGATAAAGGATATGTTCCGTTTGCTGTATACAGTGATTGGGGGTTGTTGTGTTTTGATACCCATAATAATAATGCTGTTGTTCGATGGGACCACGAAGAGCCGGATTTCTTTGAGTACCAATATCAAAACTTTTATGAACTGCTGACAGAAATTTCAAAAGCTTAA
- the porD gene encoding type IX secretion system protein PorD — MKKIISLFFLLFIFNLGFSQELLATVQVNSQQIGGSNQQAFKALEKSLRDFINNTSWTGKKLQNFEKIKCGFSIVIAERDVNKFKGTIVVQAVRPVYNTTYESPLLNLQDQRFSFEYIENENLIFNERQFSGKNLTDVISYYIYLILGYDADSFQSMGGTQWFSKAQQIAQNSQNRNYDGWNTINEPRSRTILINEILNPNWSQLRSTIYTYHRSGMDNLFNQDQTPAKKVIFDALMQLKMYENSFQQGFFFNLFMDTKSDEIFNVFNSGNNGGLILNDLKQTMIILSPKNIDNKWNKWKN; from the coding sequence ATGAAAAAAATTATAAGTTTATTTTTTCTGTTATTTATCTTTAACCTTGGTTTTTCCCAGGAGCTGCTGGCAACTGTTCAGGTAAACTCCCAACAGATAGGAGGAAGTAACCAGCAAGCATTTAAAGCTTTGGAAAAAAGCCTTAGGGATTTTATCAATAATACCAGCTGGACAGGGAAGAAATTACAGAATTTTGAAAAGATCAAATGTGGTTTTTCCATTGTTATTGCGGAAAGAGATGTAAATAAATTCAAAGGAACTATTGTTGTTCAGGCAGTGCGCCCTGTTTATAATACCACGTATGAGTCTCCCTTGCTGAACCTTCAGGATCAGAGATTCAGCTTTGAATATATTGAGAATGAAAACCTTATTTTCAATGAAAGACAGTTTTCCGGTAAAAACCTTACCGATGTAATCAGCTACTATATTTACCTTATTTTAGGCTATGATGCAGATAGCTTCCAGTCTATGGGAGGAACGCAGTGGTTTTCAAAAGCCCAGCAGATTGCCCAAAACTCTCAAAACAGAAATTATGATGGCTGGAATACCATCAACGAGCCTAGAAGCCGTACCATATTAATCAATGAAATTCTGAATCCGAACTGGAGCCAGCTGAGATCTACCATATATACCTATCACAGATCCGGTATGGATAATCTTTTTAATCAGGATCAGACCCCGGCTAAAAAAGTGATCTTTGATGCACTCATGCAGCTTAAAATGTATGAGAACTCTTTCCAGCAGGGCTTTTTCTTCAATCTTTTCATGGATACTAAGAGTGATGAGATCTTCAATGTTTTCAACTCCGGGAATAATGGTGGGCTTATCCTTAATGATCTTAAGCAGACCATGATTATTCTTTCTCCCAAAAATATTGATAACAAGTGGAATAAATGGAAGAATTAA
- the coaBC gene encoding bifunctional phosphopantothenoylcysteine decarboxylase/phosphopantothenate--cysteine ligase CoaBC has protein sequence MSVSGKKILIAVSGGIAAYKVHFLIRDFIKQGAEVQVIITPDAEHFVTKLSLATLSKKPVYSDFYDVNGTWNSHVELALWADVMVVAPCTANTLSKMIHGMCDNLVIATYMSAKCPVFIAPAMDLDMYAHPSTKRNLELAESYGHIIVPAENGELASGLIGQGRMAEPATILKVVNNYFSDHTIEKSLQGRTVLITAGPTYEAIDPVRFIGNHSSGKMGFSLAEEAAKRGAKVILISGPSSQVLTDKRIELHKVTSAKEMLAKVFEFYDRIDIGIASAAVADYAPKDVAKEKIKKNDENLTIELVKNPDILKTMGEKKTHQFLVGFALETQNEEENAKGKLEKKNLDMIVLNSLRDEGAGFKNDTNKIKIFTKTEKREFDLKSKDDVAKDILNFVESQLLK, from the coding sequence ATGAGTGTTTCCGGTAAAAAGATCCTTATTGCAGTTTCTGGTGGAATTGCAGCCTATAAAGTTCACTTCCTGATAAGAGATTTTATAAAACAGGGAGCTGAGGTGCAGGTGATTATAACCCCCGATGCAGAACATTTTGTAACCAAATTAAGTTTGGCTACCTTATCCAAGAAACCAGTTTATTCTGATTTTTATGATGTAAACGGAACATGGAACAGTCATGTAGAACTTGCTCTATGGGCAGATGTGATGGTTGTGGCTCCGTGTACAGCCAATACCTTATCTAAAATGATCCACGGAATGTGTGATAATCTCGTTATTGCAACTTATATGTCTGCAAAATGCCCGGTATTTATTGCTCCTGCGATGGATCTGGATATGTATGCGCATCCTTCCACAAAGAGAAATCTTGAACTTGCAGAAAGCTATGGACATATTATTGTTCCGGCTGAAAACGGAGAGTTGGCAAGTGGCCTGATAGGACAGGGAAGAATGGCTGAACCGGCAACTATTTTGAAGGTAGTGAATAATTATTTTTCAGATCATACCATTGAAAAAAGCCTGCAGGGAAGAACTGTTTTAATTACGGCAGGTCCTACTTATGAAGCTATTGATCCGGTAAGATTTATAGGAAATCATTCCTCAGGAAAAATGGGGTTTTCTTTAGCTGAAGAAGCCGCAAAGAGAGGTGCAAAGGTGATTCTGATCTCCGGACCAAGTTCTCAGGTTCTTACTGATAAAAGAATAGAACTGCATAAAGTAACTTCTGCAAAAGAAATGCTGGCCAAAGTATTTGAATTCTATGACAGAATAGATATAGGAATTGCAAGTGCTGCAGTGGCAGATTATGCTCCCAAAGATGTAGCTAAGGAAAAGATCAAGAAAAATGATGAAAACCTTACTATTGAACTGGTGAAAAATCCTGATATCCTTAAAACAATGGGGGAAAAGAAAACCCACCAGTTTCTGGTAGGATTTGCCTTGGAAACCCAGAACGAAGAAGAAAATGCCAAAGGAAAACTGGAGAAGAAGAACCTGGATATGATTGTTTTAAACTCCCTACGGGATGAAGGTGCCGGATTTAAAAATGATACCAATAAGATCAAGATATTCACCAAGACAGAAAAAAGAGAATTTGATCTGAAATCTAAAGATGATGTAGCGAAAGATATTCTCAATTTTGTTGAATCTCAGCTTTTAAAATAA
- a CDS encoding DNA-directed RNA polymerase subunit omega yields the protein MSVKDTKAEVNTITYDKDKIEDKVGSIYEAIVIMGKRAEQINAEIRTELHNKLDEFAVHNSTLEEVFENREQIEISKHYEKLPKPTSIAIEEWLNDDVYFRKTEDRK from the coding sequence ATGAGTGTAAAAGATACAAAAGCAGAAGTAAATACTATTACTTACGACAAAGATAAGATTGAAGATAAAGTAGGTTCAATCTACGAAGCTATTGTTATCATGGGAAAGAGAGCAGAGCAAATCAATGCGGAGATCCGTACGGAACTTCACAATAAATTGGATGAATTTGCGGTTCACAATTCTACATTAGAAGAGGTTTTCGAAAACAGAGAGCAGATTGAGATCTCTAAACATTACGAAAAACTTCCTAAGCCAACTTCAATCGCTATTGAAGAATGGTTAAACGATGATGTATATTTCAGAAAAACAGAAGACAGAAAGTAA